GACGAGGGCCCCGAGTTCTCGGAGACGGAGCCGTTCTTCACGTAGCCGGGGAGGTTCCTGTGCCCGTTGGCGGGCGCCGGGCCCAGCCTGGTGGTGAGGTGGAGGGCCAGCGGCCCCCTGGCGGTGACGTTGGTGACGCTGGTGTGCGACACCATCGGTCCGTAGCTGTAGGTGTTGCTGCCGCTCCgagcttttcttttgaaatccaGGGCCAGGGTCCTCCTGCTCCAGGACTTTTTGATCTCCGCTTGCACCTGGGAAGAAGAGTAACGTATTTAGCCACGCGGGAGCATAAATATCACGCCGAATATCATTTTTGGtgtgaaatgcaaaaaaatgaGTTTCTTACCTCGCCGTTGCAAAAGCAGTATATAATTGCGACTAAGAATCCCTGGAACGAGGAGTAGAGAAAGATGCGTCTTTAATGTGCACGTTGCATGACCTTTTAGCTGTATCACTTGATATTTAATATGGTAAAATAAATCATCAGCTATGCCTTCATTCCTCTTTATCTTCATTAGGATCTGGCAGTTAAATATTTCTATCCTGATCAAATCATCAGATTTTGAAAAtaacattcatatttattggGACACCTGCAGCTAAATGTGCATTTCTGGTTATTTGCAAccactttttctatttttcttttacctgGAAGGAGTTGAACAGCATCTCGTAGTGCATCTGTATCAGCCAGGGGACTCCGGACACCTCTGTGTACGGCATGGCGTGGAATATGATGTAGTGGACCCCGAAGAGCGGCATCAGCACCAACGTGGATTTTAACAGTTTCCTGTGACAGAAACATGATGCATATGCAAAATCAGGGATAAAtacatgcattgttttttttatcgtgCTGCACAACGCGTGGGACTCGGTACCTGTACTGCTGTCTCGTGTCACACCTTCCGGCATTTGTTTCTCGCAGTTTAGTTGCCAAGACTCTGATGATGTTCAGAAATAACATAAAATTAACCTGAAGACACAAATAGAAGCATAACGATATCAGCGAGTGCATGTGCAAACATAATAAGGTGTCATCCGACTCGTCTAGTGCCGCAGGTGTCgcgagaggtggggggggggggacgacacacACTTACCACGATCGCTGCTAGAATGGGCACTTGATATATCCATTTCAAACTGCCTGCACTTAAGTCCCAACACCTGCCGGgtagataaacaacaacacagcggATAAGCACGAGTTCAGTGAGGATGGAGATGCTCCTGGAGGCCGCGGTTCAACGCCGGTGTCTCCAATGATCGCTGCCGTCGACgcacaaatgtatatttatatatttcctgtttccctttttctttaaGATGGTATCAAAACACACTCGGCCTCATACGCAATCCTCTctgaaaagcatatatagcacatacaatactactcaggagtggacaattattatttaaattctttattttattcgCATTATTATCCTCATTTCCCCCTCTTCTGTTGTACACTGCacctgaatatcatgtgtaCCAAGACtgaaacatttacaaagaaagtgactgtatgaaaatacatacgctgttgaaaactaaataaaaaatgagtttTAAAAGGGTTTTTATACCCTTGTATATGCTTCTTACTGCTGAGTGTACATGCGATGCAGGACCAATGTGGGGGCTGCAGATAGAGccggtgggggtgggggggggtgggggggtgggggggggggggggggggggtgggggtggggaggagCAAGTTTTGGTTGGAggcagtttttttctttgaaggTGAATCCACTTTaattcttcttttccttccttctttgAACCAAAAGTTCCCCCCCAACGCCGACATGTGAAATGTGGATTTGTGGAAGGAGACTTGCAACAGAACACGActgggggcgactgtgggtcagtggttagcaggtccgtctttcaattagggggttggtggttcaatccccgccctagtcgatgtgtccttgagcaagacacttaaccctgaattgttccctgtagctgctctacagtgtatgaatgtaacatgtaagtcgctttggataaaaagcgtcagctaaatgacatgtaatgtaatgtaacacacatCTGTGATCTActtcaaaaatgtattaaaaaaaatatataaaatccgACAGTTGTTAATACTATTGGTGCAGACTTACTCGGTGTCTGCGAACGTGGCTCTCATAGTCGCCCAAACTGTCACAACCATCGCCGGcactcctgaaaaaaaaaaaaaagaacaaaaacatatattcaaGTTACGGCCGTCTCCGTTCATATTGGAAATGAATTCCAGGATTAGCTGGTAGGAGGAGAGCCCGGGTAGCACAGCATCCACATTGTATGCGCTGTGCTGACGTAACTTCTACGCACAGTGTGTACAATGCAGGAGCTGTGAGGCCCACGTTCACGCAGTGCGTTTGTCCTCACCTACTTATTAATACAATATCAGGAAAATTTGACGGCGGCTggcgtgttttttgtttttttttgttgtatctGCACGCCGATTACTCCGATCCAAATGTAATCACGTTGAAGTAGAATGTCAACTGAACTCACCCCATCCAATCAGAGTGAATCCCCACAGATACTTTCTGTCGGAGAAGAAGGTCATGAAGATGAGGCTGTGGAGGTACAGGCCCTCCACCAGGATCCAGTAGTAGTTGGTGGCCAGAAAGTACAAGAACAGGGTCACGACCACCTTGCAGCCGATCTGCACGCGGAgattggaaataataataataatacattattgaaTAGAATATAGAGTCggctgcagctttaaaaaaaaaaaaaatacaattgagGAGAAGAGGAATACTTTCAGATTGAGAGTGATGATTGAAGAGCATCTACAGaacgccccccctccccttctagTTCTGCTCCACCATCCAATAATAAGAGAAACACCACTTAGCATCGCTAATATTAAGGGACAGATATATAGTGTTAGATGTGTCAAAGGagcctgtacacacacacacacacacacacacacacacacacacacacacacacacacacacacacacacacacacacacacacacacacacacacacacacacacacacacacacacacacacacacacacacacacacacacacacacacacacacacacacacacacagaatatattGTGTAGATTTTggatttgacatttaaaaaaataaaaatatttttcaataaaaaagtgCCTGCTCTCTTTAATTAATCCAAACTGTTGTAACAAAACCATAAACagtaattgtttattttttataatttcttgAAGTAATCAAGAGCTAGTTTAAGGATGTGTTTTAGGGGATCATTAATATTAGCATAacaaagggagggggagggggggggggggctttgtgcCTTCCTAGCAGTGTGTCAATGAAGGGCCGACCAATCGGGACGCATTTAAATAGTAACGTCAGGTCGTATATAATTATAATGGCATATTGGTGTCACATGAGTGGATATTGCTAAtgagctaaaaaataaaaaaagaaaaataggggaaagaaaaatatagttaatttattttgataatTTCAAATGACATTAATGTGTCTTGATTcattatatacacatttgtaAGTCCCAAGTTTTATTCTGAGATGCTTTGTTTGAAAGTAGCATTGCTTTAATTGTTACACATGTGAAattaaacactttcttttttaatgtacatCGTGCAGATTTGTCTTCAGTTTGTgcgtttgaaaagaaaacaatactacaACATTTGATGTTTTGTAGCAGCTGGCCGGCTCGTCTCAAAAAAGTGAAATGACATAAATACGTCAACCATTTACATGATAAATGTGCAATAAttgtcaagaaaataaatataaccgTCGCAATACATAGCAAATGCAGAAATGCAAAAGCAGTCTTTTCATCCATACTGGTTACCAGTCCACTACTGGTCCCCTCTGTCTTTTCATCCATACTGGTTACCAGTCCACTACTGGTCCCCTCTGTCTTTTCATCCATACTGGTTACCAGTATGGATGAAAAGAGGCTGGTCCACTCCTATTCAGCATTGCTGAGCAACAGCAGGGTGTTTTTTTGTCATGAGGGACATTggcaaatacattatatatatatatatatataaaaatatatatatatatatttaaaagcctctttgagtgtttttctctctcttttttattttttcgtGTCGCTGTACTTACGAACTGTGTTTTGTTGGATGGCGGCGCCTCCGTGATGGACTTGAGGTCTTCCACCGTGACTCTCTCCATGTTCTCCAGGGCGGATCCGGAATAGAGCACGACATCCTTCACAAAAATACTGATGGCTCTCAGCATGTACGACACAAATAGGTGCATGTGGATGTAGTTCCTGGTGCAGTGCAACCGTctggggaggaaagaggaaaccaAGAGCAGGGAAGGTCAAAGaaattgaaacacacacacacatctcatctTAATTAGAGCCAGCTGACTGTAACACATTCTTGAGATTACGAGGCTTGAAAAAGCACAAATATTGAATTGCTCGACTCAAAAGtgagctgtaaaaaaaaaaaactaaattgcaaGCATGTGTTTTTCAGAAAAAGCGTGCACATTTCCTTCCAGACGGAGCATTGAGTGTATCTGTCAAAAAGCTCTTCCAAGTGGGCCCTTTGGAGGTAACGCTCCAGTATTGGAATTAGGTTGCCGGATCAATGGCCGAAATAATAACATAAAGTCAAAAATATAAAGTCAAATTGAAGTTTGGAGTAAAAAAGTCGGTTGCTATTCAGTATTAACATTTTTCTCCTAAAGCTTCATTTGACAAGCTATCGCTCAGAGAactattgatttaaaaaagggaaaactaaTCCAGCGTACATTTTcctggtaaaaaataaattcttgACACAACTGCTAATGTGAAATATCTCTTTTCTGTCCctggaaaaacatttttacgaAGCTCTCGCGTCTAAAAAGCTGACATGTTTGGAAGGAGGATGACATGTCTGGAGTGCTCTGGAGCCCAGAGCCAGCATGTCAAGACGGGCCCCTGGGACAACTTATTAAAACTCATTTCtctggtgtgttttttctaAAAGCCAAGTCTTGACTGCCTTGCCTGTTTTTTGGCAAATCAATTTTTTTTGGGAACATTTTGGTAAACGGCACCGACACATCGAGACCCCCAAATAAAATAAGCCAATGATGGGACGAATGTGCCGAGCGTTAAGAAgccgtgaaaaaaaaagattcatattAATTTAAAGGTGTTACCACTCGGGTAAGATACGGGCTGATGGGGCATCTGTGGTAAATCCTCAGTAACAGTACACGACTGTATCTGGTGTTAAGAACGTCTTTTATCTTGTGTTAAGAACGTCTTTTCAGAGCGTCTTTTATATCGTTTTAGGAACGTCTTTTATCTTGTGTTAAGAACGTCTTTTATCTTGTGTTAAGAACGTCTTTTCAGAGCGTCTTTAATATCGTTTTAAGAACATTTTTTAAGAGCGTCTTTTATCTCGTTTTAAGAACATCTTTTAAGAACGTCTTTTATCTTGTGTTAAGAACGTCTTTTAAGAGCGTCTTTTATCTTGTGTTAAGAAAATTTTTTAAGAGCGTCTTTTATCTCGTTTTAAGAAAAAATTTTAAGAGCGGCTTTTATCTTGTGTTAAGAACATCTTTTAAGAACGTCTTTTATCTTGTGTTAAGAAAAAATTTTCAGAGCATCTTTTATCTTGTGTTAAGAACGTCTTTTCAGAGCGTCTTTTATATCGTTTTAAGAAAAATTTTTAAGAGCGTCTTTCATCTCgttttaaaaacatcttttaagagcGTCTTTTATCTTGTGTTAAGAACGTCTTTTGAGAACGTCTTTCATCTCATTTTAAGAACATCTTTTAAGAGCGTCTTTTATCTCGTTTTAAGAACATCTTTTAAGAACGTCTTTTATCTTGTGTTAAGAACGTCTTTTCAGAGCGTCTTTTATCTCGTTTTAGGAACGTCTTTTAAGAGTGTCTTTTATCTCGTTTTAAGAACATCTTTTAAGAACATCTTTTGAGAACGTCTTTCATCTTGTGTTAAGAACGTCTTTTAAGAAcgtcttttcttttatctcgtttaaagaacattttttaaGAGCGTCTTTAATATCGTTTTAAGAAAAAATTTTAAGAGCGTCTTTTATCTTGTGTTAAGAAAAAATTTTCAGAGCGTCTTTTATCTTGTGTTAAGAACGTCTTTTCAGAGCGTCTTTTATATCGTTTTAAGAAAAAATTTTAAGAGCGTCTTTCATCTCGTTTTAAGAACATCTTTTAAGAGCGTCTTTTATCTCGTTTTAAGAACATCTTTTGAGAACGTCTTTCATCTCATTTTAAGAACATCTTTTAAGAGCGTCTTTTATCTCGTTTTAAGAACATCTTTTAAGAACGTCTTTTATCTTGTGTTAAGAACGTCTTTTATCTCGTTTTAGGAACGTCTTTTAAGAGTGTCTTTTATCTCGTTTTAAGAACATCTTTTAAGAACATCTTTTGAGAACGTCTTTCATCTTGTGTTAAGAACGTCTTTTAAGAAcgtcttttcttttatctcgTTTAAAGAACATCTTTTAAGAACGTCTTTTGAGAACGTCTTTCATCTCATTTTAGGAACGTCTTTTGAGAACGTCTTTTATCTCGTTTTAAGAacgtcttttttaaaatctcgtTTTAAGAACATCTTTTAAGAACGTCTTTTATCTCGTTTTAAGAAcgtcttttcttttatctcgTTTTAAGAACATCTTTTAAGAGcgtcttttcttttatctcgTTTTAAGAACATCTTTTAAGAGCGTCTTTTGAGAACGTCTTTCATCTTGTGTTAAGAACGTCTTTTGAGAACGTCTTTCATCTTGTGTTAAGAACGTCTTTTAAGAGCGTCTTTTATCTCGTTTTAAGAAcgtcttttcttttatctcgTTTTAAGAACATCTTTTAAGAACGTCTTTCATCTTGTGTTAAGAACGTCTTTTGAGAACGTCTTTCATGTGTTAAGAACGTCTTTTGAGAACGTCTTTCATCTTGTATTAAGAACGTCTTTTGAGAACGTCTTTTATGTGTTAAGAACGTCTTTTGAGAACGTCTTTCATCTTGTGTTAAGAACGTCTTTTGAGAACGTCCTTCATCTTGTGTTAAGAACGTCTTTTGAGAATGTCTTTTATCTTGTGTTAAGAACATCTTTTGAGAGCGTCTTTTATATCGTTTTAAGAGCGTCTTTTATCTCATTTTGAGAACGTCTTTTATCTCATTTTAAGGACACCTTTTATCTCGTTTTAAGAAAGTCTTTTCAGAACGTCTTTTCAGAACGTCTTTTCAGAACGTCTTTTCAGAACGTCTTTTGAGAACGTCTTTCATCTTGTGTTAAGAACGTCTTTTAAGAGCGTCTTTTATCTCGTTTTAAGAACGGCTTTTCTTTTATCCCGTTTTAAGAACATCTTTTAAGAACGTCTTTTGAGAACGTTTATCTTGTGTTAAGAACGTCTTTTGAGAACGTCTTTCATCTTGTGTTAAGAACGTCTTTTGAGAACGTCCTTCATCTTGTGTTAAGAACGTCTTTTGAGAACGTCTTTTATCTTGTGTTAAGAACATCTTTTGAGAGCGTCTTTTATATCGTTTTAAGAGCGTCTTTTATCTCATTTTGAGAACGTCTTTTATCTCGTTTTAAGGACGTCTTTTATCTCAGTTTGAGAATGTCTTTTATCTCATTTTAAGGACACCTTTTATCTCGTTTTAAGAAAGTCTTTTCAGAACGTCTTTTCAGAACGTCTTTTAAGAACGTCTTTTAAGAGCGTCTTTTATCTCGTTTTGAGAATGTCTTTTGAGAGCGTCTTTTATCTCGTTTTGAGAATGTTTTTTGAGAACGTCTTTTGAGAACGTCTTTTAAGAACGTCTTTTATCTTGTTTCACCAGGGAACGCTAATCTTTTGCGAGCTCGGTAGAATAACAAATATCTGTATCCAAGCTTCGGTTTGATTTTCATGGGAAACTGAAATCAGCAAAGCATCTAAATGTCAGACAGTGGAGCGTTGCTGCAGGCCTGGAGGCAACTCCTCCTGGAAAAGCTACTCATATCGCAGTCTGTTAAAAGTCAAAGTAAAAGCCAACATTGACAACATGACATTAAATTGCGTGACACGGTATGTCGACCACGTGGTAAGAAATCGGTCTCATGGCAGTAAACCTTTACACTCCGTGGGGATCCCTGCTGCAAGTGCTCTAATCTATATTCCAGACTTCCAGACTCAAAGAATCGATTGGAAAATAATTCAGAAGACTGCACGGACTCACCGGAAATATCCCAAGATGACGACAGCTACCATGAGGGATCCAAGAGAGATGGAGTAACCGACCGTGTAGATGAGATACAGGCGGTGAAAGACGTCCTGTCGGTAGATGGCGAGGTGTTAGGATAGCAACACGGATAAAAGGTTCTCCATATTTATGTGAGGTAATGGATCAAACAAtggggagagaaaataaaaacacactataTTTGTATGGtcatgaacaataaaaaaaaagaagcctcaGTCGCACCAATGAAATGTCAACATTCAGTATACATTgtcatcttttctttaaaaaataaaaataaaggtcTGGTCAGGAGAGCCACTAACCAGACCTTCTGTGCATCAACATACTGAAGAGGCCAAGAGCCCCTTGTGACGTAACCAGATACCCCACCGCATCGGGGACCCCCCTTGTGCCAACATACGGCCGTCTTAAGTCGTGGCGGTGGTCTTGCGGTACGGTAGTTGTGCCGCATGGGGGCTTTTCATTCGCGCGCGCACATGCATTTGTCATCAACTGCTGCGACCGTTCCCTCGGGAGCCcatcaacataaacatctgCAGCCAGAAAAGAAACTGCAGGGCGCCGCGAGGAGGTTGTGCCCACATCCTCTGCAACACATTCGAgcggagggggaggaaaaaaaaaacgtatgtgGGCCAACTAATGTTTGTATAGTTTCACggggaaaataaattaaaacgaGTACAAAAaatctaatgtttttttatcaatgaGTGACTGATTACTCTATTTCTCTATGTCCCCCTACATATGTCGTCGCCACTAGCAACGCTACAAACTGAAGAAGCCGCTTAACATCAATCTCTAATTTAATAACAATACGCCTCGTCCGTTTAAAAGGTTATAGACCGTTTTATACGCGAGATTAAAAAATGCTTCCAGAccataaattaaaagaaatatataccGTAAAAATTCCTTTAAAAAGCCACGTCAGCATCATAACTGCAATTTTACAAGAAAAGCTCACACACGCATCTACACGATAATGGCTAAAGTGctattttttcccctttctaGCCACATTAAAGCCCCAATTTCACTCTTCTTAAAAATACCCACTGCAAGTTTTATATTCTGACATTCCACCCTCGTGCAGGAGTAAAGAAACAGGAGCAACAAGGACACACAGCTTGAGTTCACATCAGGCGGATGGTTGTAAAAGATTGCCGCGCTCGGTGTACAAACAATCTTCTCGACGTGCGCTGCGGTGCCATGGTGATGTCAGTGTTTATGGGATTTTAGGATTGTAGGTTTGATTCCCACACGCTGATTCGGTTTAGATTTTAATGGTATATAGATGGTTAAAGGATCTTCTACACACACGACCGTCAGAGCATTATTATAGCAGAATAATGCGCTATATGTAGAAAGTGATGTCAACCTGAGCAGAGCATGACGCTGctctctgtggttgtgtgtgtgtgtgtgtgtgtgttgtaatcccaGATTATCTGTGCTGTGTTTTAACCGAACCTCGAAACAGTAGAAAGATGAactaaaaacatgtttgtgaGTTGTATTTAGATTGTTTTTGTCCAGTTGTAAATTAAGCGTGTTTAACGAAGAGTTGAGATAATTACGCCCGTCTAAGAGACTGTAATTTGTTGGATTAGCTTTTAGTATATTTccattttgtttattcatcTGATGCATCTAAAATCAACGCAAGGGATCCATGCATCCAGATACATGCAGACCCAGCCAGCACGGCTCCACAGCAGATCAGCTATCTCGGTCAACATGCACGCTGGGGGATGCATTTCTTAAGTGGACTACATTTACCATCGGTACTAAACGTACAGCCACACAAACATTTTCCACTTTAATAAAAGGCTGTTGCAAAAGTGGCTAAATGAGTGCCTTTATTGCCTCATTGCGTGTACTCACGCTCACGCTACCGTGGTGTGGATCGTTTATGGCCCAACGTTACATTTTTCTTCATCTGccaattgcattaaaaaaataataaaaggtggtgttaaaaaacaaaccaaatggTGTAAATATCATAAACTTGTTTGCCCCTGAGCGCACTttctgcaataataataaaataaaaatgtccacgGTTCCTGCAGCACTATATGCTGCTGCTCTATTTAAATTGGGATGTTAAACATATTTCTGCTTGTTTTATGTACAAACATTATAATCATCAGTATACTGATAATAATGAACTGATGGGACAggtataaaaacaaaagtaatcCCCATATTAGCTCTGCCACTGAAATTATGCAACAACTGTTTCCTTTATTCATAACAGTAAATGATGAACAAAAGTACtacaattaaattacattttttacatggCTAGCCTTAGACTATTCAAGAATGTAGCCGCAAACCAAACGCACAAAAAAGTATATGCTGTTTTCCCATCGTTTGGCTCTAGTGAAGGGAAATCATGCTGCAGCATATAATTGCGGCGGTACCGATTCCCCAGAGTTCAGCTGATGGGGAAGAAGAAGTCCAACAACCACTTTGCaatacagaaatatttactTACAAAATGTCTTCACAacgaaaaaaaaatctcaattATAAGGAAATGTGCAAGGGCTTCAATGAAAATACTTGCAGGCTTATCAGGTTATCTTAAGCACAAACTCTTGCCCAGATATCACTAAGATCTGCCCTGATCTTATCTTCACTTCAGCCAGGTTTCAAAATGCTCACAATCACCTTCAATTGCAAAAGTGAAGAGGGCCAGGAAGTCTCAAAAGGCTTTCTAACAGCCAGCGTTTTAGTCCGGTAATCCATGCCGATTATGTGGTTTGCGGCACATAGAGGGATGAACCACGTGTCTTAAGCCCTGAAAGAAATGCCGTTGTCACACCCTGATTGGCCGAGAGGGGGAAATGCACCACGCCACTTAACGAGGAGGGGACCTGCGCAACAGGTGATCTGAATAACCCTCCAATCAACCTTGGGAAATGGTGACAGCAAGTACCAAAAGAATGTCAGGTTTCCTCCAAAAGTGCACTTTCATTTTTAGTCGCCTTTTTTTGTAGGCTTTTTAATCTTTCAATGTGAGAATGCAAAGGTCCATGAAGAAAAGGCTGCCGCAGTTTGCTGTCAATGAACTAGATTGGCCCGTGCAGAAGGCTGACCTCTCACAATCAAACACCTTGAGGACATTTGGGATGAGTTGGACCGCCAGCTGTGAGCCGGCTCTTATCACCAATCATCTGTGTTTGATACTTGGCTAGAAGGGATTTGCTGCTCTACAGCCAGTTTCGCAAAAATCATACCGCATGGCTGCAATGTTCAGCTGTCAGTATCCTTGTGGCGATATAGTGCATCCAAATccaacacatttacaacacaCAGAAGTGTGTTACATAGCTTAGCATACCGTTAGCCTCAAATGGCAATGAGGAACTACTTCCTGCTTTTGATTTCATCATCACCCGGAAGGAAAACATGACATAAGTACGTGTAGTCCACAggtctaaatatatttttggtgaTTGGTGAATGTTTTTACAATTTGCAAATTCCGGCTAACGGGGAGAGTGCTTTCAGTGTATA
This Cyclopterus lumpus isolate fCycLum1 chromosome 17, fCycLum1.pri, whole genome shotgun sequence DNA region includes the following protein-coding sequences:
- the pth1r gene encoding parathyroid hormone/parathyroid hormone-related peptide receptor codes for the protein MGMVSRFILRCDSEDYDGGMPSCDLRGHGVSCSEQTSVFNLYCLLCADDVLTKDEQIGLLFRAKQKCEGNIKSKHKVPDGFCSPEWDGIVCWPEGPPGKLVSTACPEYIHDFNHKGLAYRRCDNNGTWELVTANKTWANYNECAKFLYHYNHSHEKDVFHRLYLIYTVGYSISLGSLMVAVVILGYFRRLHCTRNYIHMHLFVSYMLRAISIFVKDVVLYSGSALENMERVTVEDLKSITEAPPSNKTQFIGCKVVVTLFLYFLATNYYWILVEGLYLHSLIFMTFFSDRKYLWGFTLIGWGVPAMVVTVWATMRATFADTECWDLSAGSLKWIYQVPILAAIVVNFMLFLNIIRVLATKLRETNAGRCDTRQQYRKLLKSTLVLMPLFGVHYIIFHAMPYTEVSGVPWLIQMHYEMLFNSFQGFLVAIIYCFCNGEVQAEIKKSWSRRTLALDFKRKARSGSNTYSYGPMVSHTSVTNVTARGPLALHLTTRLGPAPANGHRNLPGYVKNGSVSENSGPSSGQELHVPDEEHPARPCCENEKPSPVVEEEERETVM